One window of the Eucalyptus grandis isolate ANBG69807.140 chromosome 8, ASM1654582v1, whole genome shotgun sequence genome contains the following:
- the LOC104431326 gene encoding putative F-box protein PP2-B12 isoform X5: MSFREREQRKQFLNFEVKFLIGIETRTSSDRSSFERDRSIIPTKEMVELGDLPPDCIALILSQVLATPVDAGRCATFSVAFRAASDSDAVWRNFLPHDLDLIVSTSSPPPFGPSTRKKDVFLRLCTDPILIDSDRKSFALEKWSGKKCYMVGARDLSIVWGDIPSSLQWSSFHVSRFPEVAELIIVCWLEVRANMETRLLSADTYYSAYLIFKIVHKNSGIGNQAMGVSISSGSEVERRDICLDPDGRLRQQYQTSQAQSSRAVRSTEENIRQDQGDGWKEIYLGKFFVNNRPTGEVQVSLKKMTSGRWKSGLVIQGIELRPTRIISRQSSQSADRWTFAQRSAEMR, encoded by the exons ATGTCATTTAGGGAAAGGGAACAACGTAAACAGTTCTTGAACTTTGAGGTAAAATTCCTCATCGGAATCGAAACAAGAACATCATCGGACCGATCGAGCTTCGAACGCGATCGATCGATCATCCCAACTAAAGAGATGGTGGAGCTGGGCGACTTGCCCCCGGATTGCATCGCCCTCATACTCTCCCAGGTCCTCGCCACCCCTGTCGACGCCGGCCGCTGCGCCACCTTCTCCGTCGCCTTCCGCGCCGCCTCCGACTCCGACGCCGTCTGGCGCAACTTCCTCCCCCACGACCTCGACCTCATCGTCTCCACTTCCTCGCCGCCGCCTTTTGGGCCCTCGACTAGGAAGAAGGACGTCTTCCTGCGTCTCTGCACCGACCCTATTCTCATCGACTCCGATCGCAAG AGTTTTGCTCTTGAAAAATGGAGCGGGAAGAAGTGTTATATGGTTGGCGCAAGAGATCTGTCTATAGTATGGGGCGACATTCCTAGCTCCTTGCAATGGAGTTCATTCCACGTCTCAAG ATTCCCAGAGGTGGCAGAGCTCATAATAGTATGCTGGCTCGAGGTTCGCGCTAACATGGAGACACGACTTCTGTCTGCTGACACATATTATTCAGCTTACTTAATCTTCAAGATTGTGCATAAGAACTCTGGCATTGGGAATCAAGCAATGGGAGTGTCCATCTCTTCTGGTTCTGAGGTTGAGCGACGTGATATATGTTTGGATCCTGACGGGAGGTTGAGACAGCAATATCAAACCTCGCAAGCTCAATCCTCAAGAGCTGTTCGGTCAACGGAGGAAAATATTCGTCAGGACCAAGGAGATGGGTGGAAGGAGATCTATCTGGGTAAGTTTTTCGTGAACAACCGTCCAACTGGGGAGGTTCAAgtaagcttgaagaagatgacaagTGGTCGCTGGAAATCCGGGCTGGTCATCCAGGGGATTGAGCTTCGTCCTACACGGATCATTTCCCGACAAAGTAGTCAGTCTGCGGATAGGTGGACCTTTGCGCAGAGGTCGGCAGAGATGAGGTAA